In Oryza sativa Japonica Group chromosome 2, ASM3414082v1, the following are encoded in one genomic region:
- the LOC4329334 gene encoding pentatricopeptide repeat-containing protein At5g18475, translating to MKPSPASTKAPLPWISPLHYRSPTRAAPPSPPPPPPPLPEAPLTQLRYVHHPDLARLIASSPSAQRALDLFNAAAAQRGFSHTPATFAALLVRLARSRLPSAAAAVLRRAASAPCRFLEPQFLPLLRLLPPDHSLALLRLLPALLRRGRVSRKALAVCLDRLVSSRRCPDVLTELLADLRDPRSKYLPQPNTCIYNILIKHYVKKGDLGTAFQVFDEMRKMNCADVRPSLVTYSTLIGGLCRGAQMKEAFELFEDMIEKDRIVPDQLTYNLLIGGFCRLGQVEKAQSIFGFMRKNECEPNAFNYATLINGHCKKGEVEAARGVFEEMIRSGVQPDAVSYTSLVGCLCRHGNVDEGINLVQEMWQKGCKADVVTYNLLLEGLCKDRRIAEAVTLLEKLPSEGVQLNVASYRIVMNCLCSCGEMEKAAGLLGMMLGRGFVPHYAASNMLLIGLCDVGRVSDATVTLYGLVDTGFMPEARCWARLIESVFRERKLRRSIELLDVLIAEG from the coding sequence ATGAAACCCTCACCCGCTTCCACCAAAGCCCCGCTCCCGTGGATCTCCCCGCTCCACTACCGAAGCCCCacacgcgccgcgccgccctccccgccgccgccgccgcctccgctgcccGAAGCGCCCCTCACGCAGCTGCGGTACGTCCACCACCCCGACCTAGCCCGCCTcatcgcctcctccccctccgcgcAGCGCGCGCTCGACCTcttcaacgccgccgccgcgcagcgcGGCTTCTCGCACACCCCGGCCACCTTCGCCGCGCTCCTCGTCCGCCTCGCCCGCtctcgcctcccctccgccgccgccgccgtcctccgccgcgccgcctccgcgccctgCCGCTTCCTCGAGCCGCAGTTCCtcccgctcctccgcctcctcccgcccgacCACTCCCTcgcgctcctccgcctcctccccgcgctccTCCGCCGGGGCCGCGTCTCCCGCAAGGCCCTCGCCGTCTGCCTCGACCGCCTCgtctcctcccgccgctgccccgATGTTCTCACCGAGCTCCTGGCCGACCTGCGCGACCCCCGGAGCAAGTACCTTCCGCAGCCCAACACGTGCATCTACAACATCCTCATCAAGCATTACGTCAAGAAAGGCGATTTGGGGACAGCCTTCCAGGTGTTTGATGAAATGCGTAAGATGAACTGCGCTGATGTTAGACCAAGCTTAGTCACCTATTCAACATTGATAGGTGGGCTCTGTCGTGGGGCTCAGATGAAGGAAGCGTTTGAACTATTTGAGGACATGATCGAGAAGGACCGCATTGTGCCAGACCAGCTAACATACAATTTGCTCATCGGTGGATTCTGCAGGCTAGGACAGGTGGAGAAAGCACAATCGATCTTTGGATTTATGAGGAAGAATGAGTGCGAGCCAAATGCCTTCAACTATGCCACTTTGATCAATGGGCACTGTAAGAAAGGGGAAGTGGAGGCAGCGAGGGGGGTATTTGAGGAGATGATTAGATCTGGGGTTCAGCCGGATGCTGTCAGCTATACCTCACTTGTTGGATGCCTTTGTCGGCATGGGAATGTGGATGAGGGGATCAATCTTGTGCAGGAGATGTGGCAGAAAGGGTGTAAGGCTGATGTTGTCACATACAATCTGCTGCTTGAGGGGTTGTGCAAAGATAGACGGATAGCGGAAGCAGTGACCTTGCTTGAGAAGTTACCGTCCGAAGGAGTACAGCTGAATGTCGCAAGCTACCGGATTGTGATGAATTGCCTGTGCTCATGTGGAGAGATGGAGAAAGCGGCTGGCTTGCTGGGCATGATGCTCGGACGAGGATTTGTACCTCACTATGCAGCATCAAACATGCTGTTGATTGGTCTGTGTGATGTTGGGAGGGTATCAGATGCAACAGTCACATTGTATGGACTGGTGGACACTGGGTTCATGCCAGAGGCTAGATGCTGGGCAAGGCTGATTGAGTCTGTGTTCCGGGAGAGAAAGCTTAGGAGATCTATTGAGCTGTTGGATGTGCTGATTGCTGAAGGGTGA